The Hevea brasiliensis isolate MT/VB/25A 57/8 chromosome 1, ASM3005281v1, whole genome shotgun sequence DNA segment AACGTGGTGGCACCATTCTTGGAGCGTCCAGAGGAGGCTATGATACCTCTAAGATAGTTGACAGCATCCAGGAAAGGGGCATTAATCAGGTTCTCGTCCTCTGACAACATTTCCATTTTCAAACGCATTGTAAGAATGATAACTGAATGTATTTTTCAGGTTTATATAATCGGAGGAGATGGAACTCTAAAAGGGGCTGCAGTGATTTTTGAGGTAATTTTCTAGTCTCCAGTCAGAcagaaggatttttttttttttcagattgtTTTCTGCTGGGAATTTGTAAACATTATTAGCATTGCTTGTTTTCAAGCAGGAAATTAGAAGACGTGGTCTCAAAGTTGCCGTGGTTGGAATTCCAAAGACCATTGACAATGACATTCCGATATTCTTCTTATCACAAGAATTTCTGCTTCTGATGCAAAATTTCAaacaaactgaaaattttgcattTTTTGCAACTTTTTGGGTTCGGGTTATAGACAAGTCCTTCGGCTTTGATACTGCTGTTGAGGCTCAACGAGCTATTAATGCAGCCCATGTTGAGGCAGAGAGTTTCGAGAATGGTATTGGTGTTGTCAAGTTAACGGGCAGGTACAGTGGTAAGGTCTGCATCGTTATACTCTCTACTATAATGCGAGTTCTGCATCCTCACATGGTTATTGTAATTGCTGAAGGTGCAGGACAAGAGCTTCTTTGTGAAAGTATGCGTGCCGTGGACCAACAGGATGCTTCAGGAAACAAGCTACTCCAAGATGTTGGTCTGTGGATATCCCAGAAAATTAAGGTAAGAATTCTGCAGCAGAGTTTAACTATTCATGTCATTCAACTTTGtcttattttacatatatttaatTTGCTCTTGCAGGATCACTTTGCAAACCAGCAAAAGATGAATATAACTCTGAAATACATTGGttagtcaattaaaatttttccttCATACCAATTGAAAGCAACAGCCATTATGAAACAAGCAATGTAAAGACTAATGGATTTGGCTTGTATGGCAGATCCCACCTACATATTCTGAGCTATTCCAAGCAATGCGTCTGACAATGTGTACTGCACTTTACTAACTCACAGTGCCATTCATGAGGCAATGGCAGGATATACAGGTTTCACAGTTGGACCTGTAAATGGAAGACACGCTTACATACCATTTCATGTAAGTTCCTCTATAACCAGTtcatactctttcctgtttgtcaTTGATTGTTCAGGGCAAAACTAATTCCATAAAAACATGCACTCTCCTGCTGATAAGTTCCACATTACTGATCCATAGCATAAAAGGGGATTCTGCATTTTTGCATATTGCCTCATGATATCAGTATCAATTTGTCTGTGTCTAAATCCTTATGAGCTTTCTCTCGGTTAATCTCGGTTAATCCACATTACTAATCCATGTAACTATCATGGTTAATTATCTATTTGAATTGTTTGAAAGTCGTCAccatttttattaatttctttcTGATTTATCCAATGTTATTAAAAGTAAATGGTAGTTTTGAGATGCCTACACAATAAACATACACTAAAAAACAGGGTAAATTGGACCAACTGTTGcttgttatttcacttcagtatctcTCAATTTTAGCATGGTGTCAGAAAAAGTTTCTTGATTTCTAGGTTTAAAAgaagttttttatttttctcttttttatttttataattaataattattatcataaaattattttattttaactcaatttattaagaaaattattaattatatatatgttatttgttattaattaaaattaatttataacaatctaggaaaataataatataataataatttttaaaataatattttattctctctctctttcaaaTTTTTTACTTTTAGGATGATCATGTGAAAATTTAGGGTGGGAGCATTATCATAGATGGAACTTCACACCATATGTGTAACAGAAGAAGCTAGCTGCCAAAGGGAGCCAGCAAAATCCTCGTTTGTTCCTCTGTAAGTTGTAAAAGAGGTGAAAATGGAAGCGTTTCACAGCAAACAACTAATTTCAAGAACACCAAAAACAGCCAATGCACAGAGGTAACAGTCATGCAAAGATTCCAATTTCCCTTCTTCAAAACTAAAGTTCTTGTCTATATAAAGCCAACCACATATGCAGGCTCGCACTCACACACATACAAAGAAACAGAGAAAGGATATGGCGATGATCTTGAACATCAACTTCATGGGATTTGCTATTCTTGCAATGGCTggaattctgatttccaatggaTCCAATGTAGGTCTGGGTCAACCATGCGAAGGTGACCTGCAAGGTCTAATAACACAGTGTGCTATGTATGTTCAAAAGGGAGGTCCAAGAATGGATCCATCTCAAGGGTGTTGCAATGTAATAAAGTATGTTGATATTCCATGCGTGTGCAAGTACATTTCCAAGGAGATTGAGGACGTTATTGACATGGACAAGGTTGTTCATGTTGCTGATTTCTGTGGCAAACCACTTAGCCATGGCATGAAATGTGGAAGTGAGTAACAATTCAATCTTTTctggattttatttcttttatttgctTGTGGTTATGGATCAAATGTTCAAAACcaactaatttatttattttctttgttcTGTCTAAATTGCAGGCTATACAGTCCCGTAAGATGGTTGACaagagcatatatatatatatatatttctgtaTTTCAGAATAAATATATTCATGTAGTAGCctctaaattaaaatgaaatgaagCTACAAATTAAATCTATGGTATTTCCCTAAATCAGCATGCAATTTTCCCCCTTTTCTCTCATGTTGagctaattaaaagaaaaagtgcTTCAAACTCATAATATTATATGAGGATGACGTGACGCAAAAATAATACAAGCGAATTTAAACTCgagatttttaatatatatttacactttttaaaagataaaatttaaaatatactaattatatatataacaattttattataacaattaattatgATGAATTTTATTGAAGATACCCATTTAGATTTTTTCTATtggaatttaattttatttattgaaataattaaattcaaataattttataataaaatttttatagtttaaaaaagttaaataaattatatttttaatcaattgaaaagtaaattaaattaaattcttttaaaattttgtaactttttaatataaattttgttaTAATAGACACATGCACTGTGCATATAATTGTAGTGtagagagaagaagaaaaatgaacagaaaaaaaaaaaaagaacttatATCTGATAATGATGATTCGAATGATAGAAAAATGTATAAAGGAATGCAAAAATGATCCCTCAATGTGTTTACTAAATTTCTCAAAATGTTTAGCTTATACTCTTCGCTTCCATCACAAAtctcataaaaatattttattcagaTTACAATATAAAACTTTTCAAATCAGATTACAATTAGAATATGCGAAGACAGATATAAAATTTAAGTAACATAAAtaataaattcatattttaaattattttttaaaaataaaaaaatcaattttaataatttgaaattttcagtataaagattgattaaatataaacaattaattgaatttcaaattttcttttgttttgtttttcatagtattcaatttttcattttagaCCCTCCAAACTTGTCAAACTTATCAAAGTTCTTCGAAGTGCCAAATAAAAGGCTAGAGATTCAATTATCTGAAATCAACATAATTAAATAGTCTGAAAGTGATTTTGTTAATTAATTCAAATACGAAAGAGATTTTGCAGCTGTATATGACGGCTGGATAATGACTGGGTGGGAAATTTTAATTATAGTCAACGTACGTATCTAGTTTTTaatcaattcaaaaaaaaaaaaaaaattgagtctaTTTAATGAAATGTCCATCCGCTTTCGATAGCTGAATTGATATTTTGAGATCTTTACATCAGTCGTAAACaacgtgtgtgtgtgtgagatatAAGACttaatatattttgataaaattattatgattttGTTAAAATGTATATCTTTTCTGTTTTTTATGTGTGCatatatttttaatcaattttttaaaaaaaaaatatttgaagaaATAAACATTTTTAGAGACTTATATTAACACGAGATAAAAGAATCAACCAATGTATATAATTAAAAGATTCTCCCAGCTAGAGAAAAAACTTGCAAATATATACAAAATCTACAAAATAGGCTCAACTATCAATTATACTAATAACtcccataatttatttattaaggtCAATAGAAATTAAGTGTGAAAATGAATGAATTGTGGTGTAGTGTAAGTATTTGATTAGAGTATCGtggaagaaataataataataataataataataataataataataataataataataataataataatgtttcattttttttcttcatttttattgtGAGAGAgtcaatttttaatattattagtgAGAATGTAGGTAGAGGTTCATGTTTATACTTTATCTTAATCATAAATTAGTCAATGAAAAAGCAAACgtaaatgtaaaacaatttaattaattctgTATTGGTAATGGTTAAAGCGTGTTAAGATTACCATGGTAGGTGAAGTtacaaattaataatattatagtatttaaatttaattcaacCAATGACCCATTCTTCCACTTTTATTTGAGAATTGAACCTTTTCAATATTCAGAAAGGAGATTATCTTAACAAGTTAATCAATGTATTAAATTatcaaatctcaatattttttttaaaaaaaatattaaataaaactaAAGCAAATTGGGGttcaatttatttcataaaaaatatattttttaaaaaatattttttagtgcttggtaaaaaaaatattaatgaaatatattttcctaataaaaaaaattaagtttttttggagaaaataattttttttaaaaagaaacacatttttcattttttaagatttgataatttttatgaaaatgtaaaaatattcatatatatatatatatatatatatatatatatatatataatacaaatacatattattaatttaatattatagcaaaataattaaaaatatttttatgaaaaaatttcttaaaaatatttttaatatacagttttttaaaagatatttttcattgaaaatatttttcatatgaaAATATTTTATGAGCCTAAGTATTTAGCTATGACACACTCTTATACCTTATCCTTGGCCATGAACTTCCATAGGATTTTTTACTCACTCAATTctcctttcttttctattcaaagtaaaaaaaataataataacaataataaaagaaattattagtttaaaattataattataaaaaaattaatttattaaaatgaatatagTGATAATAAATAATACGAaagttttaaataatatttatattatattcttTTTAGAGTTTTTTtaatcctaattttaatttgtggatttcattataaataaaaataacccttaccttaattttttttttgatgtaCTTCCAATAAATATAGATATGTTCTTTTTATGGCATATTGGCTTTTGCTTTTCTTATTTCTCTGCTCATATGGAGTTGAATTCCCTATGTATTTATCTTCTCTAATAATCATGCAAAAAATATATTGATTCTAAGCTCAAAGAGGATTCATCATTAGCAAATTCACTTGAATTCCACAAATTgactgatgcatacattttgcatagtcatttaggtctaatttcataaccattttatttgattattagtcatttttagctaatttcattagttaattagttagtttttcataattgtcgattttggattaatttgtaatttttactttgttttgtaggaaaaatggtgtttttgaaggactgaagagaaattttgccactgaggagtgtcttctacagccaaagatgtcaaaaacaagttctcaagctgaaatatgcattgaccaaactgtgcataacttgccgcataagctatgcagatctgcataaggagaaagatcatcgctgtaaccagccgaaatgtgcataaggagactgcatagcttatgcacattctcgcctcccttatgcaccttcacggaattgtgcataacctatgcaccaagtcatgcagcttcgcataagtgactcagaaacagccgaaaactgcataagggactgcatgacttatgcaatccacttatgcagtcccataaagagttcattaatgagctggcagaagattccctcagataattcctcctagaacataccattttagggctccatgttagaaaaatgctataaatagtctcattttcccattttagagagagaggacaaggagcagaaaaggaaaggagaagggaggcagaatttgaagagtcactttcaccttccacaccattttcaaccaagatttgcagatttctttctttccttatatttttctatacttctagtgtttaatttcttactccttagcttagattaaagctttatttccatttaaactcaatatatcttgtaagcattatggatagtgagtagttttattttgattctggagtaagggttgtaatatttgatatattttgtggattttgattgggtaatccatattttgtggtcttaatgagttttattcatttcttgtatgcttaatgacatgcttagtgtaggatcccattaagtaatatttttaatccatggttgaaacaccgaaaggagaaggccttgagatagataattaaaaatttggacttaattaacttagacctagaaataggctaaaggttaagaggattcacagattaattaaagaacttaatgggtcttaattaattctaagtccacgaaagtaggattagattgattaaggcactctttgtctcactcgaaagggaattcaaaggatttaagaattgatctccttaaaacccattagtttcacaagattggataaccaatttaaaatcccaaaatagctcgaatatgaaatcccgaactccggaatcgccttttttccattgttaatttctaatcgaatttaattacttgccattttgaatattgccacatctgaacttgcttatttcaatttgatgcaattttagtttatacattgttgaatagaacattaattttgcacatttagatttcatactccattacccatcaattcattactttaatttcataaatacttcgatttagtcaacttttatatcaaaaattcaatcattaacataactcctcgtgggatcgatatcttttctatactacttgtacgacccgtgcacttgcggtagggacgcatcaagtttttggcgccgttgccggggaattgtttgtttaagattgaattcttgattattttagctatttttagttttatttttgttatcttttcattttgtgtttgtttgttctttttcaagtacttttaatcttttatgagaagagctagaagctcaagtgacacatccttattgttcaatcctgaaattgagaaattttgtaaagccaataagaaagaaaccagaagaaggaaagaagcattgagagaaactgaattagaagcagacatggctgatgaaagaattagaatcggtggtaatgctggaaatggtcaaaacaatgaagatgcagcccaaggggaagaagttgttaatgctaacgtgcctaggggaagtatgatggatcatgcttttcctcgttttgatgacttgagagagagtatagcaagaccaagaattgatgcaaatagctacaagatggattttggagttcttcaaatgattcagaattctcaatttggaggacatccttctgaaaatccacatacacatctgaagaagtttgctatgaattgcgacatgcaaaaacaacctggagtgtcagatgatgcagtaagattgaagctattcccattctctttgaaagatagagcattggattggcttgattctttacctcataactccattacaaattgggagcaactcactgatgcatttcttgcacaatattttccacctggaaaaactcaagagttgaggaatcaaatgacagctttcagaccaagagaagatgaaactctctatgagtcatggatgagatggaaggaattagagagattatgcccacatcatgccattccgaaatggatgataaaccagaatttttactcaaatgtcactcctgcagttagaggaattattgatgctcaaacaggaggagaatttattataaagcatgaagatgaagcttatgagctattggagaaaattgcaaagaatactcatctttggagtagtctaagaggaccagctccaactcaaaagaggcaagctgctggaatgtatgaccttgatccattcaacatgattaatgcaaaatttgatgcacttacaaatgtccttgctaagaagatggaagatttgagtatgttggttagttcatcatcatcagctggaagttcacaacaagtggcttatgcagaggaaactaccagctgtggagtagattatggagaacaagcagcatatgttggtaattatggaaacaagcaaatggggaattcttattctcaaacttacaatccaaattggaggaatcatcccaacttttcatggggaaatcagcaaaatcaagttcaaaatcagaattttcaaccacaacagcaacaaggagtttcatatcagcaaaataggcaaccattgcctaattttcagcagaaaaatatgaaccctccaccaaaacaaagaagaacgaaattccaccacaAGCTTGATTACAACACATTCGTGCTAACCAAAATACGCATGATGTGGAGAGGAGAGAGATTAAAGCAAGGTGGAGCAGATGCAAACACACAAAGAATCTttggaaaaccagattgcacaacaagcatcttcctcaggtgctaaatcttttggaaaacttccaagtcaaccagaaaacccaagagagcagtgtcaagctattactttaagaagtggaaaagttataaatgatgagaagagtgaaaatagtgagaagagagaaaatgagaaaggaactgatgagagtgaaaaacaagagagtgcagaaaaatgtaaggaggaatttgaagagaaggaagagaaatatatacctcctgaaccctacaagccacaacttccctttccacaaagatttcacaaagtaatttgggaagttcttagaagttttgaagaagctatacataaatgtgccttttgttgacgctctttcacaaatgccctcttatgcaaaattcttgaaagaaattctctcaaacaagaggaaacttgaagatgatgaaactgtagctttgacaaaagaatgtagtgctatccttcaaaggaaacttccccaaaagctcaaggatccagggagtttttcaattccatgccacataggggaatcatgttctacaaaagctttatatgatttaggggctagtgttagccttatgcccctctccatttatgaaaagctcaatatgggagatcttaaaccaacccacatttctcttcagttagctgacaggtcaattaagtatcctgaagggattttggagaatgtgcctctgaaggttgggaagttctacatacctgttgactttgtcatcttggacatggaggaagattttaatatcccaattatcttgggaagaccctttctagctacagcaggagcattgattgatgttaagggagaaaagctgactcttagtgttggtgaagagcaattggtttttaatattaataacactatgaaaaagcatcattctgaagctgatacttgcttgagagttgatattattgatgagctggttgaagaacactttagaaagaaatatccagaagatccacttgaaaattgtttggttcatggaggaggcatagactatgacaaccctcatgtagctgcatatgctcaacacttagagggaagtccaccattcatttctgctccagtttttcaactcacacaaaaggaaaaagtagaatttaagcaaccatcattcaaggaagaagatgcacctaaggtagaacttaagcaacttccttctcagctcaggtatgaatttcttggcactaataacacttatccagtaattgtaaatgaaaatttgagtactttagaggctgataagttgttaagagtgttgaggcaatttaggaaagttttgggatacaccatagatgacattaagggaataagcccacacttttgcatgcatagaatcagtttggaagaaaattgtaagccatctattgaacatcagaggaggttgaacccaaatatgaaagaagttgttaaaaaggaaattttgaagttgcttgatgcagggatcatatatcccatctcgcatgaagacttgggtgagcccaagacatgttgtcccaaaaagggtggaatgacaattgtcaaaaatgaaaataatgaattaattcccaccgtaATAAagaactagttggcgaatgtgcatagattacagaaaattaaatgttgccactagaaaagatcattttctacttcccttcattgatcagatgttagaaagactggctaggcattcttacttttgctatttagatggatattcaggtttttttcaaatccctatccatccaaatgatcaagagaaaaccacttttacttgtccgtatggaacctttgcttatagaaggatgccatttgggttgtgtaatgcaccagccacttttcaaaggtgcatgatggcaatcttctcagatttcattgaagacataatggaggtttttatggacgatttttctgtttatggatcttcatttgatatatgcttggctaacctttctaaagttttgcagcgatgtgcagatactgaccttgtgttaaactgggaaaagtgtcatttcatggttcaggaagggatagtgcttggacatttggtgtctaacagaggaatagaggttgataaagccaaggttgaagtgatagagaagatggctcctcctaccaatgtcaagggaattcgaagtttcctaggacatgccgggttctacagacgctttatcaaggatttttctaaaatagctaaacctttgtctaatttgttaagtaatgacacaccatttgtatttgaccaagagtgtttggatgccttttgcagattgaagcaagctcttatcactgctccaatcatgcaaccacttgattggagcctaccttttgaaattatgtgtgatgctagcaactatgcaattagagctgttcttggtcaaagaaaggacaaaaaggcttatgctatttattatgctagtagaacactggatgaggctcaaacaaattatgcaacaactgaaaaggaatttttagcaattgtctttgccttggaaaaattcagaccttacattattgactcaaaggtggttatattttcagatcatgcagcaatcaggtatttgctccgtaaaaaggaggctaaacctagactcattaggtggattctgatattacaagagtttgatttggagattagagataagaagggagctgaaaatgtagttgctgataatcttagtaggttgaaattggatgatgaagaattggatgaaatccctattgatgagtttttcttggatgaacaacttttctctcttgttgctaaactaccttggtatgcagacattatgaattatctatcttgtggagttttacctctaggtatgacatggcaacaaaagaaaaagtttttgcatgaggtgaagttttatagatgggacgATCCTTTACTCTTCAAGAGATGttttgatggtttaataaggaggtgtattcttgatgaggagacatagagtattttgcatcattgccatgcttctgattatggaggacattttggaatctctaagacagctagtaaaattttgcaagctggtttcttttggccaaatctttttaaggatgtgaggaaatttgtgttggattgtgataaatgtcaaaggagtggaaatttgtcaaaaagagatcaaatgcccctaaataatattcttgaagtggaattatttgatgtttggggaatagattttatggggccattccctccttcatatggtaatagatacatcttagttggggttgactatgtgtcaaagtgggtggaagctattgcaactccaactaatgatgctagagtggtagtgaaattcttgaagaaatttgtcttgagcagatttggagctcctagggctgtaattagtgatgggggttcccatttttgcaataagcaatttgagagcttaatgaggaagtatggtgtagtgcacaagatagctaccccataccaccctcaaacttcaggacaagttgaaatttctaacagagagctcaagcatattttggagaaaacaaaggaacaattctcggaaagattggtctatcaaactagatgatgctttatgggcatataggactgcctacaaaacccctataggaactactccctttaggttggt contains these protein-coding regions:
- the LOC110649971 gene encoding protein LIM3-like, producing MAMILNINFMGFAILAMAGILISNGSNVGLGQPCEGDLQGLITQCAMYVQKGGPRMDPSQGCCNVIKYVDIPCVCKYISKEIEDVIDMDKVVHVADFCGKPLSHGMKCGSE